One part of the Neoarius graeffei isolate fNeoGra1 chromosome 2, fNeoGra1.pri, whole genome shotgun sequence genome encodes these proteins:
- the rragcb gene encoding ras-related GTP binding Cb, whose amino-acid sequence MSVQFGAESAASSGLDLHALHREELGKQALGYGVEEEQEEPGRETQHRDKPRILLMGLRRSGKSSIQKVVFHKMSPNETLFLESTSKIFKDDISSNSFVNFQIWDFPGQVDFFDSTFEYELVFRGTGALVFVIDAQDDYMEALRRLHLTVSRAYRLNPYINFEVFVHKVDCLSDDHKIEAQRDIHQRADDNLADAGLDRLHLSFYLTSIYDHSIFEAFSKVVQKLIPQLPALENLLNLFISNSGIEKAFLFDVLSKIYVATDSSPVDMQSYELCCDMIDVVMDISYIYGMKEDGSGSVYDKDSLAIIKLNNTTVLYLKEVTKFLALVCILREESFEKKGLIDYNFHCLRKAIHEVFEVRVVQRRGSDHLLDSPGGSSGGAEASMFHSTTEAWGGFTGRGLPQERRGF is encoded by the exons ATGTCTGTGCAGTTCGGGGCTGAGAGCGCAGCGAGCTCGGGGTTAGATCTTCATGCTCTCCACAGAGAGGAGCTGGGGAAGCAGGCTCTGGGGTACGGGGtggaggaggagcaggaggagCCGGGGAGGGAAACCCAGCACAGGGATAAACCCAGAATCCTCCTGATGGGACTCAGGCGCAGCGGAAAGTCCTCCATCCAGAAG GTGGTCTTCCACAAGATGTCCCCTAACGAGACGCTGTTCCTGGAGAGCACGAGTAAGATCTTCAAAGACGACATCAGCAGCAACTCCTTTGTGAACTTTCAGATCTGGGATTTCCCGGGGCAGGTGGACTTCTTCGACTCTACGTTTGAGTACGAGTTGGTTTTCAGAGGCACCGGAGCGCTTGTCTTCGTCATCGACGCACAG GACGATTACATGGAGGCTCTGAGACGGCTGCACCTCACCGTGTCCCGCGCCTACAGACTCAACCCCTACATCAACTTCGAGGTGTTCGTGCACAAGGTGGACTGTCTCTCAGACGACCACAAGATCGAGGCGCAGAGGGACATCCACCAGCGAGCCGACGACAACCTGGCAGACGCCGGCCTCGACAGACTGCACCTCAG cttttacTTGACCAGCATCTACGACCACTCGATATTTGAAGCGTTCAGTAAAGTGGTGCAGAAGCTCATCCCTCAGCTGCCCGCACTGGAGAACCTCCTCAACCTCTTCATATCG AACTCTGGGATCGAGAAGGCGTTTCTGTTTGACGTGCTCAGTAAGATCTACGTGGCCACAGACAGCTCTCCCGTGGACATGCAGTCGTACGAGCTGTGCTGCGACATGATTGATGTGGTCATGGACATCTCCTACATTTACGG gatgaAGGAGGACGGCAGTGGTTCGGTATATGATAAAGACTCTCTGGCCATCATTAAGCTGAACAACACCACTGTGCTCTACCTGAAGGAGGTCACCAAGTTCCTGGCACTGGTGTGTATCCTGAGAGAGGAGAGCTTTGAGAAGAAAG GTCTGATAGACTATAATTTCCACTGTCTGAGGAAGGCCATTCACGAGGTGTTCGAGGTGAGGGTCGTCCAGAGGAGGGGCTCGGACCATCTGCTCGACTCTCCTGGCGGCAGCAGCGGCGGCGCTGAAGCTTCGATGTTCCACAGCACCACAGAAGCCTGGGGTGGCTTCACAGGGCGGGGCCTTCCTCAGGAGAGGCGGGGCTTCTAA